A DNA window from Mytilus trossulus isolate FHL-02 unplaced genomic scaffold, PNRI_Mtr1.1.1.hap1 h1tg000024l__unscaffolded, whole genome shotgun sequence contains the following coding sequences:
- the LOC134698883 gene encoding plasmolipin-like: protein MDSQYNVESTEKTTTTTSSSGDVGLDKIYMKSIDSILKIAEMVLSLIVFICVSFHSYHGGGWVQFVSISCLITVLILWIFFMLRIIYKLPGPWMLIILIYYVVYCVFYLISFLVCAIQAGNNGQNGGFIAAAVFCVFILVVLGADIFFQFRKWQDSGSSFSARSTTSSPGGAATTTTTHTTYETRTQY from the exons ATGGACAGCCAATATAATGTCGAATCAACAGAGAAAACAACAACCACAACTAGCTCAAGTGGAGATGTTGGATTGGataaaatttatatgaaatctATAGATtccattttgaaaatagcaGAAATG gtcCTCAGTCTGATTGTATTTATCTGTGTAAGCTTCCACAGCTACCATGGAGGGGGATGGGTACAGTTTGTCAGCATATCTTGTTTGATTACTGTACTAATTTTATGGATCTTTTTTATGCTGCGTATAATCTACAAACTACCAGGACCCTGGATGTTAATT ATCCTGATTTACTATGTAGTATATTGTGTGTTTTACTTAATATCATTTCTGGTATGTGCCATACAAGCTGGCAACAATGgacaaaatggtggatttatTGCTGCAGCT gtTTTCTGCGTGTTCATCCTGGTTGTCCTGGGCGCAGATATCTTCTTCCAATTCCGTAAGTGGCAGGACAGTGGCTCCAGCTTCTCGGCTAGAAGTACAACTTCTTCACCTGGTGGAGCTGCCACCACAACGACAACACATACCACCTACGAAACACGTACTCAGTACTAA
- the LOC134699092 gene encoding plasmolipin-like yields the protein MDSQYNVESTEKTTTTTSSSGDVGLDKIYMKSIDSILKIAEMVLSLIVFICVTSHPWYSYYGGGWVQFVSISCLITVLILWIFFMLRIIYKLPGPWMLIILIYYVVYCVFYLISFLVCAIQAGNYGQNGGFIAAAVFCVFILVVLGADTFFQFRKWQDSGSSFSARSTTSSPGGAATTTTTHTTYETRTQY from the exons ATGGACAGCCAATATAATGTCGAATCAACAGAGAAAACAACAACCACAACTAGCTCCAGTGGAGATGTTGGCTTGGataaaatttatatgaaatctATAGATTCCATATTGAAAATAGCTGAAATG GTCCTCAGTCTGATTGTATTTATCTGTGTAACCTCCCACCCATGGTACAGCTACTATGGAGGGGGATGGGTACAGTTTGTCAGCATATCTTGTTTGATTACTGTACTGATTTTATGGATCTTTTTTATGCTGCGGATAATCTACAAACTACCAGGACCCTGGATGTTAATT ATCCTGATTTACTATGTAGTATATTGTGTGTTTTACTTAATATCATTTCTGGTATGTGCCATACAAGCTGGCAACTATGgacaaaatggtggatttatTGCTGCAGCT gtTTTCTGCGTGTTTATCCTGGTTGTCCTGGGTGCAGATACCTTCTTCCAATTCCGAAAGTGGCAGGACAGTGGCTCCAGCTTCTCAGCTAGAAGTACAACTTCCTCACCTGGTGGAGCTGCCACCACAACAACAACACATACCACCTACGAAACACGTACTCAGTACTAA